From a region of the Chitinophaga caseinilytica genome:
- a CDS encoding TonB-dependent receptor produces the protein MLQQFVKITGIIKDAEGNLLVGASVSVKETHKGVATGETGEFSLDAEPGQTLIVSYVGFVTQTIKVGEAKTLTIVLEKSPNKLDDLVVVGYGMQKKVSQTGSLATVSGQELNKRPAPNVQNLLQGRVAGLDIVQSTGQPGRDNASILIRGVGSFGSSSAPLVLVDGVIGSISNLAPEDIADVTVLKDASSAAIYGARAANGVILVTTKKGRKGQSVLEYSFNIGRSTATRLPDLVYNSAQYMELRNQASIRVGQPAFYSQDKIDAYKNATDKTKYPDFNWMDYAFNPATTQNHRLGFSGGSEKTTYNFSLNYLKQDGVLDKNDYKRYNALLDFTTQVHKRVKVGANVNISHQLITEPWQTNDGLVLILYHSAPTFGPYLPDGSGRIASNAYQGESAGQRSYPAVLASGGQNTKRYNVNAQAFATVDIAKGLVYEAKGAFSYFNEDYRNRQFPTPSYYYQPDANGVYQLSDNGTPTFEGLNQTFSQSITQTFYNTLTYTTTIANDHNIQALGGYEQQSNQSPNLTGTRRGFPSNDLNELGAGSATGQTATGNTTEWALQSLFGRINYDYKSKYFLTGNIRYDGTSRVAPDTRWGLFGGVSAGWRVSEENFIKEKMPWISNLKVRGGIGNLGNQEIANYPYQDILTASQYPFGATLNQGAVLTRLVDKTLKWESTRITDIGLEFDFLNGLIGGSAGWYNKYTSGILAQRTDVPGSVGLAAPTFNAGAMENKGWELELRHNNRIGEVSYGVSALYSAYKNQVKKVVVQTPGTLEVGVPYNSYYLYDWAGVFQSQEEIDKWAKQPNSGVLRPGDLKIKDQDGNGTVGPEDRIRMSPYPEFTYSLNMFANWKGFNLTVFFQGVQGRKLLVRGWGIEPFGQGAPPPKKWLNAWTPQNPSQTLPAIYLDRANYPGVTGYNSTFFMQDASYLRLKNVYLSYSLPQRLLDRISSKGLTVYISGDNLLTSTKYEGADPERAGGGNFSQFPQLKTYTLGLNVKF, from the coding sequence GTGCTGCAGCAGTTCGTTAAAATAACCGGTATCATTAAAGATGCGGAAGGGAACCTGCTCGTGGGGGCTTCCGTGTCTGTGAAGGAAACGCATAAAGGCGTGGCCACGGGCGAAACCGGGGAATTTTCGCTGGACGCGGAACCCGGGCAAACGCTCATCGTTTCCTACGTAGGGTTCGTGACGCAGACGATCAAGGTCGGCGAAGCGAAAACGCTGACCATCGTGCTGGAAAAATCGCCCAATAAGCTCGACGACCTGGTGGTAGTGGGATATGGCATGCAGAAGAAAGTGAGCCAGACCGGTTCGCTGGCCACCGTTTCCGGCCAGGAACTGAACAAACGCCCCGCGCCCAACGTCCAGAACCTGCTACAGGGGCGCGTGGCAGGGCTCGATATCGTGCAAAGCACCGGCCAGCCGGGCCGCGACAACGCCAGCATCCTCATCCGCGGCGTTGGATCGTTCGGGTCATCGTCTGCCCCGCTGGTGCTGGTAGACGGTGTGATCGGCAGCATTTCCAACCTGGCACCGGAAGACATCGCCGATGTAACGGTGCTGAAGGACGCGTCTTCGGCCGCGATCTATGGGGCCAGGGCAGCCAATGGCGTCATCCTCGTTACTACGAAAAAAGGCAGGAAAGGTCAGTCGGTACTGGAATACAGCTTCAACATCGGCCGGAGCACCGCTACGCGGCTGCCCGACCTTGTGTATAACTCCGCACAATATATGGAGCTCCGCAACCAGGCGAGCATCCGCGTGGGGCAACCGGCTTTCTATTCCCAGGACAAGATCGACGCGTATAAAAACGCGACGGATAAAACGAAATATCCCGATTTCAACTGGATGGATTACGCCTTCAACCCCGCCACCACACAGAACCATCGCTTAGGATTTTCGGGCGGGAGCGAAAAAACGACGTACAACTTTTCGCTCAATTACCTGAAGCAGGACGGCGTGCTGGACAAAAACGACTACAAACGCTACAACGCCCTGCTGGATTTCACCACACAGGTGCATAAACGCGTGAAAGTGGGCGCCAACGTGAACATCTCCCATCAGCTCATCACCGAGCCCTGGCAAACGAACGACGGGCTGGTACTCATCCTCTACCACTCCGCTCCCACTTTCGGTCCTTACCTGCCCGACGGCAGCGGCCGGATCGCGTCTAACGCCTACCAGGGAGAATCGGCGGGCCAGCGGAGCTATCCGGCGGTGCTGGCCAGCGGCGGGCAAAACACGAAACGCTACAACGTGAATGCGCAGGCCTTTGCCACGGTAGACATCGCGAAAGGATTGGTATACGAGGCCAAGGGGGCGTTTTCGTACTTCAACGAAGATTACCGCAACCGGCAGTTCCCCACGCCTTCTTATTACTATCAACCGGATGCGAATGGCGTTTACCAGTTGTCGGACAATGGAACGCCCACGTTCGAAGGGCTGAACCAGACGTTCTCCCAAAGCATCACGCAAACTTTCTATAACACGCTGACCTACACTACCACCATCGCCAATGACCATAACATCCAGGCGCTGGGCGGTTACGAGCAGCAGAGCAACCAAAGCCCCAACCTAACCGGTACCCGCCGCGGATTCCCGAGCAACGACCTCAACGAGTTGGGCGCCGGTTCCGCCACCGGACAAACCGCTACCGGCAACACCACCGAATGGGCGCTGCAATCGCTTTTCGGCAGGATCAATTATGATTATAAAAGCAAATATTTCCTGACGGGCAATATCCGGTACGACGGTACCTCGCGCGTGGCGCCCGATACGCGCTGGGGCTTGTTTGGCGGTGTTTCGGCAGGCTGGCGCGTTTCTGAAGAAAACTTCATCAAGGAGAAAATGCCCTGGATCAGCAACCTGAAAGTCCGCGGCGGCATCGGCAACCTCGGGAACCAGGAGATCGCCAATTATCCGTACCAGGACATCCTCACAGCCAGCCAGTACCCGTTCGGCGCCACGCTGAACCAGGGCGCGGTGCTCACAAGGCTGGTCGACAAAACCCTGAAATGGGAATCTACCCGCATCACCGACATCGGCCTGGAATTCGACTTCCTGAACGGATTGATCGGCGGTTCGGCCGGCTGGTACAATAAATATACGAGCGGCATCCTCGCCCAACGGACAGACGTTCCCGGCAGCGTGGGCCTCGCCGCACCTACTTTCAACGCCGGGGCTATGGAAAACAAAGGCTGGGAACTCGAATTGCGGCACAACAACCGCATCGGGGAAGTGTCTTACGGCGTGAGCGCCCTGTATTCCGCGTACAAGAACCAGGTGAAGAAAGTAGTGGTGCAAACGCCGGGCACCCTGGAAGTAGGCGTTCCGTATAATTCGTATTACCTGTACGACTGGGCAGGTGTTTTCCAAAGCCAGGAAGAGATCGACAAATGGGCGAAGCAACCCAACTCCGGCGTGCTGCGCCCGGGCGATCTGAAGATCAAAGACCAGGACGGGAATGGTACCGTAGGGCCTGAAGACCGCATACGCATGAGCCCTTATCCTGAATTCACCTATTCCCTCAACATGTTCGCCAACTGGAAAGGATTTAACCTGACGGTGTTCTTCCAGGGCGTGCAGGGCCGCAAATTGCTGGTACGCGGCTGGGGCATCGAACCCTTCGGCCAGGGCGCACCGCCACCCAAAAAATGGCTGAACGCCTGGACGCCGCAGAACCCCAGCCAAACGCTCCCCGCCATTTACCTCGACCGGGCCAATTACCCCGGCGTAACGGGATATAATTCCACCTTCTTCATGCAGGACGCGTCGTACCTGCGGCTGAAAAACGTGTACCTCTCGTACAGCCTGCCCCAACGGCTGCTCGACAGGATCAGCTCCAAAGGGCTGACGGTATATATTTCGGGCGATAACCTGCTGACTTCCACCAAATATGAAGGGGCGGACCCCGAACGTGCGGGCGGCGGCAACTTCTCGCAGTTCCCGCAACTGAAAACCTACACACTTGGCCTGAACGTGAAATTCTAG
- a CDS encoding response regulator → MPTILVIEDSPDVLANITEILELDNYDVLNAKDGLEGVRVATEKKPDLIICDICMPLLDGYGVLHMLQKREEIWSTPFIFLSALSGKSEIRKGMELGADDYLVKPFDSLELLHAVEVRLSKSKKLRSSFTPDMTGLRSLLNVANGASLLDELREGRNCNTYKKKQLIYSAGNHPAYLYYINKGRVKTSLHNEEGKEIITRVYGPGEFLGYKSLLENKVYDDEAEAIEPTELALIPRSDFESLAYSNMDVVRKFIQLLTTNLSENQQHLLGMAYNSLRKRVADALLYLFRRCSSQGVTNPGLDIGRDNIAAIAGVAKESLIRTLGDFRDEGSIDIQNGAIYIKDIRKLERMVN, encoded by the coding sequence ATGCCTACAATTCTTGTCATCGAAGACAGCCCCGACGTATTGGCCAATATTACGGAGATCCTCGAATTGGACAACTACGATGTGCTGAATGCAAAAGACGGCCTGGAAGGTGTCAGGGTTGCAACCGAAAAGAAACCCGATCTTATTATCTGCGACATCTGCATGCCGTTGCTGGACGGTTACGGCGTTTTGCATATGCTGCAAAAACGCGAGGAAATCTGGAGCACGCCTTTCATTTTCCTCAGTGCCCTGTCCGGCAAATCGGAGATACGTAAGGGCATGGAACTGGGCGCAGACGATTACCTCGTGAAGCCGTTCGATTCGCTGGAATTGCTGCACGCGGTGGAAGTCCGGCTAAGCAAAAGCAAAAAGCTCCGTTCCTCGTTCACGCCAGACATGACCGGCCTGCGATCATTGCTGAACGTGGCCAACGGCGCTTCCCTGCTCGATGAATTGCGGGAAGGCCGGAATTGCAACACCTACAAAAAGAAACAACTGATCTATTCGGCCGGCAACCATCCGGCCTATTTGTATTATATCAACAAAGGCCGCGTCAAAACGAGCCTCCATAACGAAGAAGGCAAAGAGATCATTACACGTGTTTACGGGCCCGGAGAATTCCTCGGCTACAAATCCCTCCTGGAAAACAAGGTGTACGACGATGAGGCGGAAGCCATCGAGCCCACTGAACTGGCGCTCATCCCGCGCAGCGATTTCGAATCGCTGGCCTATAGCAATATGGACGTTGTCCGCAAATTCATTCAGCTCCTCACCACCAACCTGTCCGAAAACCAGCAGCATTTGCTGGGCATGGCCTACAATTCACTGCGCAAGCGCGTGGCAGATGCGCTCCTGTACCTTTTCCGCAGGTGCAGCAGCCAGGGTGTTACCAATCCCGGGCTCGACATCGGGCGGGACAATATCGCCGCCATCGCCGGGGTGGCCAAAGAATCGCTGATCCGCACCCTGGGCGATTTCCGGGACGAAGGCAGTATCGACATCCAAAACGGCGCGATCTACATCAAGGATATCCGTAAACTGGAAAGAATGGTGAACTGA
- a CDS encoding glycosyl hydrolase family 95 catalytic domain-containing protein — translation MKSRYIPLFVSCSLLLISLHQETFAGSPEDSLFFERKKGMLTATWRQPFSYSSIKSNHAPLGPYLGNGDVGVVAFTSDNSQTLKISKVDFVTDGWTDWAGSGPAALPVGGVTIKVNSPVRSGFVTVNRPDSMGFNYQMDQLNSELRMSTATARPVKMKSWMSMAENVIITALTTTSKTPVAISVDTYADDPSVDYATAADVNGQIAQVSRQTKTTNVRWISHAGISTRIIGANAVLQRLSGAMVRSDFQLTAADTVYIAVYVSGGGKTNDPQLSVASKRLSTLDAADVLRLKTAKTAWWKDMWTRSYVETNDSLLDRHYLSSIYLLASAYNEHSPVSGGMYGVWNMDDRMMYHGDMHFNYNSQAGFYSAFSANRPEIALPFYKTVELLIPEGKRRAKEEMGVMHPSWKGKSCRGLLFPVGALGIGVFYNYYWQQTMNAPFNIPLFSWNYEYTGDLDFLRDKAYPYIRLCGDFYEDYMQKEAFGGTYRYTITTGGHEGSWDLNPPSDLAFVEQTFRLLLKYSKLLGVDKQRRDKWNDILTHLPAYKVITPTKTPNQGLPVFAKNEDGWDLPNHAIQMHSLYPCEVLHLGSDSARLQIARNTMYYYEVSQKGFSESMNALGLSAYVMWARAGLDPEILIHSMKELIKTARPNFIIADGHHCAEKTTVIETVNSMMLQTVDDVLHLFPCWPKSPASFTRLRAKGAFLVSADYDGSAVSALQIFSEKGGVCQLKSPWNDAGITVTVDGKPVSVKRENGVYAIVTKKGATYEISRK, via the coding sequence ATGAAATCCAGATATATCCCGCTATTTGTAAGCTGCAGCCTGTTGCTGATTTCGCTGCACCAGGAAACGTTCGCAGGTTCGCCGGAAGATTCCTTGTTTTTTGAACGGAAGAAAGGGATGCTCACGGCCACGTGGCGCCAGCCTTTCAGCTATAGCAGCATCAAAAGCAACCATGCGCCGCTGGGCCCGTATTTGGGGAATGGCGACGTGGGCGTGGTGGCTTTTACGTCAGATAACAGCCAGACGTTGAAGATATCCAAGGTGGATTTTGTGACGGATGGCTGGACGGATTGGGCCGGCAGCGGACCGGCAGCCCTGCCGGTCGGGGGCGTAACCATCAAGGTGAATTCGCCTGTCCGTTCGGGGTTTGTGACCGTAAACCGGCCCGACTCCATGGGGTTTAATTACCAGATGGACCAATTGAACAGCGAGCTGCGGATGTCGACCGCTACGGCGCGGCCGGTAAAAATGAAAAGCTGGATGAGCATGGCGGAAAATGTGATCATCACAGCATTGACGACCACATCCAAAACGCCGGTAGCCATTTCCGTCGATACCTATGCTGATGATCCATCGGTGGATTACGCCACTGCTGCGGACGTGAACGGTCAAATTGCGCAGGTGTCCCGGCAAACGAAAACAACCAACGTGCGTTGGATTTCCCACGCCGGGATCTCGACCCGCATCATCGGCGCGAACGCTGTGCTGCAACGTTTGTCAGGCGCCATGGTGCGATCGGATTTTCAACTGACGGCCGCTGATACGGTGTATATCGCAGTATATGTTTCCGGAGGCGGGAAAACCAACGATCCGCAGTTGTCTGTCGCCAGCAAAAGGTTGTCTACCCTTGACGCAGCGGACGTTCTGCGCTTGAAAACCGCGAAAACCGCCTGGTGGAAAGACATGTGGACGCGCTCCTACGTAGAAACGAACGATTCGCTGCTCGACCGTCACTACCTGTCGTCCATTTATTTACTGGCCTCCGCTTACAACGAGCATTCTCCCGTGAGCGGCGGCATGTACGGCGTGTGGAACATGGACGACAGGATGATGTACCACGGCGATATGCATTTCAACTACAACAGCCAGGCCGGTTTTTACAGCGCCTTTTCCGCCAACCGGCCTGAAATCGCCCTGCCTTTCTATAAAACGGTCGAACTGTTGATCCCCGAAGGAAAGCGGCGTGCGAAAGAGGAGATGGGGGTCATGCATCCTTCCTGGAAAGGGAAATCCTGCCGGGGATTGCTTTTCCCGGTAGGCGCGCTGGGAATTGGCGTTTTCTACAATTATTATTGGCAGCAAACGATGAACGCCCCGTTCAATATTCCCCTGTTCAGCTGGAATTACGAATATACCGGCGACCTGGATTTTCTGCGGGACAAAGCCTATCCCTACATCCGTCTTTGTGGTGATTTTTACGAGGATTATATGCAGAAGGAGGCTTTCGGCGGAACGTACCGGTATACGATCACCACCGGCGGGCACGAGGGCTCGTGGGATTTGAACCCGCCTTCGGATCTGGCGTTCGTGGAGCAAACCTTCCGCCTGCTCTTGAAGTACAGCAAACTGCTGGGCGTCGACAAACAGCGCCGTGATAAGTGGAACGACATCCTCACGCACCTGCCGGCGTACAAAGTGATCACGCCCACCAAAACTCCCAACCAGGGCCTGCCGGTGTTCGCCAAGAATGAAGACGGGTGGGATTTGCCCAATCACGCGATCCAGATGCATTCCCTCTATCCCTGCGAAGTGCTGCATCTGGGCTCAGACAGCGCCCGCCTGCAAATCGCCAGGAATACCATGTATTACTACGAAGTGTCGCAGAAAGGGTTTTCCGAATCCATGAACGCCCTGGGCCTGAGCGCGTACGTCATGTGGGCGCGTGCGGGACTTGATCCGGAAATCCTCATCCATAGCATGAAAGAGCTGATCAAAACGGCCCGCCCCAATTTTATTATCGCCGATGGTCACCATTGTGCCGAGAAAACTACGGTGATTGAAACCGTCAATTCGATGATGTTGCAAACGGTGGATGATGTTTTGCATCTTTTCCCCTGCTGGCCGAAGTCACCGGCTTCGTTTACGAGGCTCCGGGCCAAGGGGGCTTTCCTCGTTTCAGCTGACTACGACGGATCGGCCGTGTCTGCGCTGCAGATTTTCAGTGAAAAGGGAGGCGTGTGTCAATTGAAGTCGCCATGGAACGATGCGGGAATAACCGTAACGGTGGATGGGAAACCGGTTTCCGTGAAACGGGAAAACGGTGTGTATGCAATTGTGACGAAGAAAGGGGCAACATATGAGATAAGCCGGAAATGA
- a CDS encoding RagB/SusD family nutrient uptake outer membrane protein has translation MRNRLSIYAALLLGLSGTLATSCKKDFLTKNPLNAISGETFWKNETDVNLALAGVYSRLQTGFSSYNKVYLDGYSDNAYDRFGYFGFNNMTTGVVNPTNVPGTFYDPPYQGIAACNFFLKNVDKAPIGDATKKIYKAEVQFLRAHFYMELVQAFGDVVLYKKAPATVDAAKIPAAPKSEVLAFIHEDLDFAIATLPDTKYDGHAVKGSAMGLKVKAFLLQEKWSEAAALAQQLITGGKFSLSPSYSGLFITSTQQNNPEILFSTRYLAPNNVHAGGEGLETEVGWYGSIGVYANLGDDYECTDGKSITESPLYNPATPYANRDPRMDITLKLPGEKYINPDGTEFQHSDPVLTPYLMQKYLDMGHLPFTRGGASISTDQNIIHIRFADVLLMYAEAKNEASGPDASVYNAIDQVRGRAEVNMPPVDRLKYASKDALRQYIRHERRIELACEGLRYFDLKRWNQMAERLALVKNPAGAQLSYGEKNNVLPFPQGEIDKNPQLKQKQGYN, from the coding sequence ATGAGAAATCGACTTTCCATATATGCCGCGCTGCTGCTGGGTCTTTCGGGCACGCTGGCCACTTCCTGTAAAAAGGATTTCCTGACCAAAAACCCGCTGAACGCTATTTCCGGGGAAACGTTCTGGAAAAACGAAACCGATGTGAACCTGGCGCTCGCGGGCGTGTATTCCCGCCTGCAAACCGGGTTTTCGAGCTACAACAAAGTGTACCTGGACGGGTATTCGGATAACGCGTACGACCGTTTCGGATACTTCGGGTTCAACAACATGACCACCGGCGTGGTGAACCCCACCAACGTACCCGGCACTTTCTACGATCCGCCGTACCAGGGCATTGCGGCCTGCAACTTTTTCCTGAAGAATGTAGACAAGGCGCCGATCGGCGATGCTACGAAAAAGATCTACAAGGCGGAAGTGCAATTCCTCCGCGCGCATTTTTACATGGAACTGGTGCAGGCTTTCGGGGATGTGGTGCTCTACAAAAAAGCCCCCGCCACCGTAGACGCGGCTAAAATACCGGCGGCGCCGAAAAGCGAAGTACTGGCTTTCATCCACGAAGACCTCGACTTCGCCATCGCTACCCTGCCCGATACGAAATACGACGGCCATGCCGTGAAAGGAAGCGCGATGGGCCTGAAAGTGAAAGCGTTCCTGCTGCAGGAAAAATGGAGCGAAGCGGCAGCCCTGGCACAGCAGCTCATCACCGGCGGGAAATTCAGTTTGTCGCCCAGTTACAGCGGATTGTTCATTACCTCCACCCAGCAGAACAATCCCGAGATCCTTTTCTCGACCCGGTACCTGGCGCCCAACAATGTGCACGCCGGCGGCGAGGGACTGGAAACGGAAGTGGGCTGGTATGGATCGATCGGGGTATACGCCAACCTGGGCGATGACTACGAATGTACCGACGGTAAATCCATCACCGAATCGCCCCTGTACAATCCGGCTACGCCTTATGCCAACCGGGACCCGCGGATGGATATTACGCTCAAGCTGCCCGGAGAAAAATACATCAACCCGGATGGAACGGAATTCCAGCATTCCGACCCGGTGCTGACGCCTTACCTCATGCAGAAGTATCTCGATATGGGCCATTTGCCTTTTACCCGCGGCGGTGCTTCCATTTCCACCGACCAGAACATCATCCATATCCGCTTCGCGGACGTGCTGCTGATGTACGCCGAAGCGAAAAACGAGGCCTCCGGCCCGGATGCGTCTGTATATAACGCCATTGACCAGGTGCGCGGGCGCGCGGAGGTGAACATGCCGCCGGTAGACCGCCTGAAATACGCCAGCAAAGACGCGCTCCGGCAATACATCCGGCACGAACGCCGCATCGAGCTGGCCTGCGAAGGGCTTCGCTATTTCGATCTGAAAAGATGGAACCAGATGGCCGAGCGGCTGGCGTTGGTGAAAAATCCCGCCGGCGCACAATTGAGTTATGGTGAAAAGAACAACGTACTGCCCTTCCCTCAGGGCGAGATCGACAAAAACCCGCAACTGAAGCAGAAGCAGGGTTATAATTGA
- a CDS encoding 1-phosphofructokinase family hexose kinase, whose amino-acid sequence MLNKLAEVMPGAQYVVVSGSLPKGMGPDFMEKLVALADIHDCLVIADLSGDGLRQAMLAGVYLVKPNLGELAALADRKELNERGAVEAAKRIIAAGGAAVVVISMGAAGAILVTGDLEERIPAPVVKPESTVGAGDSMVAGIVYGLMNGSDISAAARYGVACGTAATLAKGTGLCQKTDADRLFRQIVPGNGQS is encoded by the coding sequence ATGTTGAACAAACTGGCGGAAGTGATGCCCGGGGCGCAATACGTTGTGGTCAGCGGTAGCCTGCCGAAAGGTATGGGGCCCGACTTTATGGAAAAACTCGTAGCCCTGGCCGATATTCACGATTGCCTCGTGATCGCGGACCTCAGCGGCGACGGGCTACGGCAGGCTATGTTGGCCGGCGTTTACCTGGTAAAGCCCAACCTCGGGGAGCTGGCGGCGTTGGCCGACCGAAAAGAGCTGAACGAGCGCGGGGCCGTCGAAGCGGCCAAAAGGATCATTGCGGCGGGAGGGGCTGCCGTGGTCGTTATTTCGATGGGAGCGGCGGGGGCGATTTTGGTAACCGGCGACCTCGAAGAACGGATCCCGGCCCCGGTCGTCAAGCCGGAAAGTACGGTGGGAGCGGGAGATAGCATGGTGGCGGGGATCGTTTACGGGTTGATGAACGGGTCGGATATTTCGGCCGCCGCCAGGTACGGCGTTGCCTGTGGAACGGCGGCAACATTGGCGAAGGGGACAGGGCTCTGCCAGAAAACCGATGCCGACAGGCTGTTCCGGCAGATCGTTCCTGGAAACGGACAGTCGTAG
- a CDS encoding RNA polymerase sigma-70 factor yields the protein MAIHGLQSEQDLLSKTASGDQQAFAGLVDMYWNKVYSHALAYTKRQAQAQEITQDIFLHIWHKRDHLAEVASFKNFLFIVGKNQIISAMRRNLQVTVAPDGSELYEEVMQADHPLRYKEAYQQVLEVIEQLPPVRRKVFKLSRIDGLSYEEIAAQLNISRNTVKEHIVKSLNYLRQHLQAEGHFVALMILFSIFFDRNHPPFLFHASLIVISRKWINLH from the coding sequence TTGGCTATTCACGGTTTACAGTCAGAACAGGATTTGCTCAGCAAAACGGCATCGGGCGATCAGCAGGCATTTGCCGGGCTGGTAGACATGTACTGGAATAAAGTCTACAGTCATGCCCTGGCCTACACTAAACGCCAGGCCCAGGCGCAGGAAATCACCCAGGATATTTTTCTGCATATCTGGCACAAGCGCGACCATCTCGCCGAAGTCGCCAGCTTCAAAAATTTCCTCTTCATCGTCGGGAAAAACCAGATCATTTCGGCCATGCGCCGGAACCTGCAGGTAACCGTTGCGCCAGACGGATCGGAACTGTATGAAGAAGTCATGCAGGCTGACCATCCTTTGCGGTACAAGGAAGCGTATCAACAGGTGCTGGAAGTGATCGAACAGCTGCCGCCCGTACGCAGAAAGGTTTTCAAGCTGAGCCGGATAGACGGGCTGAGCTATGAAGAGATCGCTGCGCAACTGAATATTTCACGGAACACGGTGAAAGAGCACATCGTGAAATCCCTTAATTATTTACGGCAACACCTCCAGGCCGAAGGGCATTTTGTAGCCCTCATGATCCTTTTTTCCATTTTTTTTGACAGGAACCACCCACCCTTTCTTTTTCACGCGTCTTTAATTGTAATCAGCCGAAAATGGATCAACCTACACTGA
- a CDS encoding FecR domain-containing protein, whose product MDQPTLSDLLDQYLTGTISAEGKAQLADMLAETAHAGELEMRMQEDFMSDRFLGDDHPAARRALHTWLQERMQEHEKPKSRIRPLFRIAAAASLLLVIGTAAWLIISQRETSVKTTIIQHNIQDAQPGTYKAKLTLANGQVVVLDSLSSTQPHSGAVQMAEDGSLVYEPGAEGLNTISTNKGETFSFKLADGSTVWLNSASSVQLPAAFRGKERRIMVTGEVFVEVAQNPQQPFIAEMNGMEVLALGTAFNLNSYPDEPRPTATLVTGRVKVSTPDKSAGPVMLSPGQQTKLLENGQLAAAETVNIDEIAAWKDGLFHFENASLETVLRQFARWYDIEVVYEGKPAADRQFFGIVRRNNTLQQVLEILKDNDIGFKIEGKRLTVTAK is encoded by the coding sequence ATGGATCAACCTACACTGAGCGATTTACTGGACCAATACCTGACCGGCACCATTTCCGCCGAAGGGAAAGCGCAACTGGCGGATATGCTCGCGGAAACAGCGCATGCCGGCGAGTTGGAAATGCGCATGCAGGAAGATTTCATGAGCGACAGGTTCCTCGGCGACGATCATCCCGCCGCACGGCGCGCGTTGCACACCTGGCTGCAGGAACGGATGCAGGAACATGAAAAACCGAAATCCCGCATCCGCCCGCTGTTCCGCATAGCGGCGGCCGCTTCGCTCCTGCTGGTGATCGGAACGGCGGCCTGGCTGATCATCTCCCAGCGGGAAACCTCCGTCAAAACGACCATTATACAACACAACATACAAGACGCCCAACCGGGCACCTACAAAGCCAAGCTCACCCTCGCGAACGGACAAGTCGTAGTGCTGGACAGCCTTTCATCCACCCAACCCCATTCCGGCGCCGTTCAGATGGCCGAAGACGGCAGCCTGGTGTACGAGCCCGGCGCCGAAGGCCTCAATACCATTTCCACGAACAAGGGAGAAACGTTCTCATTTAAACTGGCCGACGGCTCAACGGTCTGGCTGAATTCCGCATCGTCTGTCCAGCTGCCGGCCGCGTTCCGCGGAAAGGAGCGTCGCATTATGGTGACGGGGGAAGTGTTCGTGGAAGTGGCGCAAAATCCGCAGCAGCCTTTTATCGCGGAAATGAACGGAATGGAAGTGCTGGCGCTGGGTACCGCCTTCAACCTGAACAGTTACCCGGACGAGCCGCGGCCCACAGCCACGCTGGTGACCGGGCGGGTGAAGGTATCGACGCCGGATAAATCCGCCGGGCCGGTGATGCTCTCGCCCGGGCAGCAAACGAAGCTGCTGGAAAACGGGCAACTGGCGGCAGCGGAAACGGTGAACATCGACGAGATCGCCGCGTGGAAAGACGGGCTTTTCCACTTCGAGAACGCCAGCCTGGAAACGGTGCTCCGCCAGTTTGCGCGGTGGTACGATATCGAGGTCGTGTATGAAGGGAAACCCGCCGCAGACCGGCAATTTTTCGGCATCGTCCGCCGGAACAACACCCTGCAACAAGTACTGGAAATATTGAAAGACAATGATATCGGATTCAAAATAGAAGGAAAACGCCTGACTGTAACAGCTAAATAA
- a CDS encoding PfkB family carbohydrate kinase produces MYPIITVTLNPAVDVSTSVQSLQPEKKLRCAAPRTEPGGGGINVARVLHRFGEKVLPVYFAGGCNGGLLTAQLTSAGMAVAPVGMLAETRENLHVSDISNGRQYRFVMPGPSVRMRRTSPC; encoded by the coding sequence ATGTACCCGATCATAACCGTGACGCTAAATCCGGCCGTGGATGTCAGCACCTCCGTACAATCGCTGCAGCCGGAAAAGAAACTTCGCTGCGCCGCGCCCCGTACGGAGCCCGGAGGCGGCGGTATTAACGTGGCCCGAGTGCTGCACAGGTTCGGTGAAAAAGTGTTGCCGGTGTACTTTGCCGGCGGTTGCAACGGCGGCCTGCTAACGGCGCAGCTCACGTCTGCAGGAATGGCGGTGGCGCCGGTCGGGATGCTGGCCGAAACACGCGAGAACCTGCATGTGTCCGACATTTCCAACGGCCGTCAGTATCGCTTCGTTATGCCCGGGCCTTCCGTTCGCATGCGGAGAACATCGCCATGTTGA